In Proteus vulgaris, one DNA window encodes the following:
- a CDS encoding YfiM family lipoprotein — protein MKLKLKYDSVIILFSIMTLTGCQSFHFANDNWRGKDKAQHFLFSMVASAGANAYADHQNYGYKEGVLIGLSFSISLGAAKELYDSRPEGTGWSWHDFTYDVAGAVAGSLLYQQLK, from the coding sequence ATGAAACTAAAGCTCAAATATGATTCTGTGATTATTTTATTCTCAATAATGACTTTAACAGGTTGCCAATCATTTCATTTTGCCAATGACAATTGGCGAGGAAAAGATAAAGCCCAACATTTCTTATTTTCTATGGTGGCATCAGCGGGTGCAAATGCTTATGCAGATCATCAAAATTATGGCTATAAAGAGGGTGTATTAATAGGCCTGTCGTTTTCGATTAGTTTAGGGGCAGCAAAAGAGCTCTATGATAGTAGACCCGAAGGAACAGGTTGGAGTTGGCATGATTTTACTTACGATGTTGCAGGAGCTGTTGCAGGTTCATTACTTTATCAGCAATTAAAGTAA
- the pssA gene encoding CDP-diacylglycerol--serine O-phosphatidyltransferase, with protein sequence MLSKLKLAKHQQHLAQLPKLAQSVADVETLYQTSAFRSTLLKYIAQAKKEIFITALYLEHDEAGEEILDALYTAKQQRPELSITVIVDWHRAQRGRIGVSADATNADWYYHVAQQHPGIELPIYGLPVNTREALGVLHLKGFIFDDTVIYSGASINNVYLHKLDKYRYDRYHIIKNDELATTMKQFIVGDLLQSEAIQRLDIKDRVRCAEIKNCIRQFRFNLRTRDGYDIKSNASNHELAVTPLVGLGKKNILNKTISHLMASTEEKLVICTPYFNLPAILVRQISHLLRNGKQVEIIIGDKTANDFYIPPEEPFKIIGALPYLYEINLRKFTQRFQRFIDNDQLTVRLWKDSDNTYHLKGMWVDDNWQLITGNNLNPRAWGLDLENAVLIHDPKHELHEQRHKELACIRQKTRIVKHYQELESIKLYPLKVKKLIKRLRRIRVDRLISRIL encoded by the coding sequence ATGTTGTCTAAACTAAAACTTGCTAAGCATCAACAACACCTTGCACAACTGCCTAAATTAGCTCAGTCAGTTGCTGATGTTGAAACGCTTTATCAGACGTCCGCGTTTCGCAGCACCTTATTGAAATATATTGCTCAAGCAAAAAAAGAGATCTTTATTACAGCTCTTTATTTAGAACACGATGAGGCTGGTGAAGAGATCCTTGATGCGCTTTACACCGCAAAACAACAACGTCCTGAATTATCCATTACCGTTATTGTTGACTGGCACCGTGCTCAACGTGGGCGTATTGGTGTCTCGGCTGATGCAACAAATGCAGATTGGTATTACCATGTTGCACAGCAACACCCTGGTATAGAGCTCCCTATCTATGGGCTCCCTGTTAATACTCGTGAAGCGCTAGGTGTATTACACCTAAAAGGCTTTATCTTTGATGATACGGTTATTTATAGTGGTGCAAGCATTAATAATGTGTATTTGCATAAGCTAGATAAATATCGCTATGACCGATATCACATTATTAAAAATGATGAATTAGCGACCACAATGAAACAGTTTATTGTGGGTGATCTTCTACAATCTGAAGCTATTCAACGTCTTGATATTAAAGATAGGGTTCGTTGTGCTGAAATAAAAAATTGCATACGTCAATTTCGTTTTAATTTACGCACGCGTGATGGCTATGATATTAAATCCAATGCTTCTAATCATGAATTAGCAGTAACGCCTTTAGTAGGTTTAGGTAAGAAAAATATCTTAAATAAGACCATTTCTCACCTAATGGCTTCTACAGAAGAAAAATTAGTTATTTGCACACCTTATTTTAATTTACCTGCGATCCTTGTTCGTCAAATCAGCCATTTATTAAGAAATGGCAAACAAGTTGAAATTATTATTGGTGATAAAACGGCAAATGACTTTTATATTCCACCTGAAGAGCCATTTAAAATTATTGGTGCCTTGCCTTATCTCTATGAGATCAATCTGCGTAAATTTACCCAGCGTTTCCAACGATTTATTGATAATGACCAATTAACAGTAAGGCTCTGGAAAGACAGTGATAATACCTATCACTTAAAAGGTATGTGGGTTGATGATAATTGGCAATTGATTACAGGTAATAATCTTAACCCACGAGCATGGGGATTAGATTTAGAAAATGCGGTATTAATTCATGATCCTAAACATGAATTACATGAACAACGGCATAAAGAGCTAGCCTGTATTCGCCAAAAAACACGTATTGTAAAACATTACCAAGAGCTAGAAAGTATTAAGCTTTACCCACTTAAAGTGAAAAAATTAATCAAACGGTTACGACGTATTCGTGTTGATAGATTAATTAGCCGTATACTTTAA
- a CDS encoding bifunctional acetate--CoA ligase family protein/GNAT family N-acetyltransferase, with protein MSQRGLEALLRPKSIAVIGASEKLGRAGTTMMKNLLSGGFNGPVFPINPSRGSVSGVFTYPSIDKLPQVPDLAIICTHHHRNLELLKQLGESGCKAVIVLSAQPEQFQTIKLLCQQYHVRLLGPNSLGLLAPWQGLNASFSPLPVKKGKLAFISQSAAVANTILDWAYYRNIGFSYFIALGDNQDIQVDDLLDFLARDSKTSAILLHLEHIKDARRFMSASRSASRNKPILVIKSGRTQKAQLLLGDTPSYDIAYDAAFQRAGLLRVQDTHEMFSAVETLSYMTPLKGERLMIMSNGSAPAAMAIDELFLHSGKLAKLTDETTQKLQSVIQEKSTIRNPLNLGDDTTVERYIATLNCLLDSHDHDALLLIHTPSAIAPSIETAQRVIAAINQHPRRKWLTVFTNWGGEYSSQQSRKLFSEAGIPTYRTPEGAVTAFMHMVEYRRNQKQLKETPALPLDIKMNTLQAHHCIEEALQNKQYRLDTHQVQPIMEAYGFNTLPTWIAHNAQEAVNIAEKIGYPVALKLRSPDIPHKSEVQGVMLYLRDSTEVSSAAHAIIERVTELYPQAKIQGLLVQSMANRAGSQELRVAIEQDPIFGPLILLGEGGVEWQIETKAAVALPPLNMALARYLVINAIKSGKIQPRSALQPLNILSLSHFLVQVSHLLLDCPQIVRLDIHPLLASGNDFTLLDVAMELAPLQGDPHQRLSIRPYPNELEETFYLRDSNPCFIRPILPEDEPLLKTFINQVTKEDLYYRYFSEISEFTHDDLANMTQIDYDREMAFVAIRNPEDQPEIIGVARAMADPDNQHAEFAILVRSDLKGNTLGHQLMTKLINYTRLHGIKRLTAITMPENRNMISLAKKLGFSVEVQFDEGIVNLDLLL; from the coding sequence ATGAGCCAACGAGGTCTTGAAGCACTATTGCGTCCTAAATCTATTGCGGTAATTGGTGCCTCTGAAAAATTAGGTCGTGCAGGAACCACTATGATGAAAAATCTACTCAGTGGTGGATTTAACGGCCCTGTATTCCCAATTAATCCCTCTCGTGGCTCTGTCTCTGGTGTTTTTACTTATCCGTCTATTGATAAATTACCCCAAGTTCCTGATTTAGCAATTATCTGCACCCATCATCACCGTAATCTTGAGTTGCTCAAACAATTAGGTGAATCAGGCTGTAAGGCTGTTATTGTCCTTTCAGCACAGCCTGAACAGTTCCAGACAATAAAGTTACTCTGCCAGCAATATCATGTCCGTTTACTCGGCCCCAATAGTCTGGGTCTTTTAGCACCGTGGCAAGGGCTAAATGCCAGTTTTTCACCTCTCCCTGTTAAAAAAGGAAAACTCGCATTTATTTCACAGTCAGCGGCTGTTGCCAATACTATTTTAGATTGGGCTTATTATCGTAATATTGGGTTTTCTTACTTTATTGCCTTAGGGGATAACCAAGACATACAAGTCGATGACTTACTGGATTTTCTAGCAAGAGACAGTAAAACTAGCGCTATTTTATTACATTTAGAACATATTAAAGATGCTCGCCGTTTTATGTCTGCCTCTCGAAGTGCTTCACGCAATAAACCTATTTTGGTCATAAAAAGTGGTCGTACCCAAAAAGCCCAGCTGTTATTAGGTGATACACCAAGTTATGACATCGCTTATGATGCCGCATTTCAACGCGCAGGTTTATTACGCGTACAAGATACCCATGAAATGTTTTCTGCTGTTGAAACTCTTAGCTATATGACGCCCCTAAAAGGCGAAAGATTGATGATTATGAGCAATGGCTCTGCACCTGCTGCCATGGCGATAGATGAGCTATTTTTACATTCAGGAAAACTGGCGAAACTGACAGATGAAACAACGCAAAAACTACAAAGTGTTATTCAAGAAAAAAGCACCATCCGCAATCCATTAAACTTAGGTGATGATACAACTGTTGAACGCTATATTGCGACGCTTAATTGCTTATTAGATAGTCATGATCATGACGCTTTATTACTTATTCATACCCCAAGTGCTATAGCACCCAGTATTGAAACAGCGCAACGCGTCATAGCAGCAATTAATCAGCATCCTAGACGAAAATGGCTCACCGTTTTTACTAACTGGGGCGGAGAATATTCATCTCAGCAATCACGTAAATTATTTAGTGAAGCTGGTATTCCCACTTATCGCACTCCTGAAGGCGCTGTTACCGCATTTATGCATATGGTGGAATATCGTCGGAATCAAAAACAATTAAAAGAAACACCCGCATTGCCTTTAGATATCAAAATGAATACGCTACAAGCGCATCATTGTATTGAAGAAGCATTACAGAATAAGCAGTATCGATTAGATACACACCAAGTTCAGCCTATTATGGAAGCTTATGGTTTCAATACACTGCCTACTTGGATTGCTCATAATGCACAAGAAGCCGTCAATATAGCAGAAAAAATTGGCTATCCCGTTGCACTAAAATTGCGTTCTCCTGATATTCCTCATAAATCTGAAGTTCAAGGTGTCATGCTTTACCTACGTGATAGCACTGAAGTCTCATCAGCGGCCCATGCCATTATTGAACGAGTAACAGAACTCTACCCTCAGGCTAAAATTCAGGGTTTGTTAGTGCAAAGTATGGCAAATCGAGCAGGCTCTCAAGAACTGCGAGTGGCAATAGAGCAAGATCCTATTTTTGGCCCATTAATTCTATTGGGTGAAGGGGGAGTTGAGTGGCAAATTGAAACTAAGGCTGCCGTTGCGTTACCGCCTCTGAACATGGCACTTGCTCGTTATCTGGTAATTAATGCAATTAAAAGTGGAAAAATACAGCCAAGAAGTGCTTTACAACCTCTAAATATTTTAAGCTTAAGTCATTTTTTGGTACAGGTTTCTCATCTACTTTTAGATTGTCCGCAAATTGTTAGGCTAGATATTCACCCATTACTGGCTTCTGGCAATGATTTTACATTATTAGATGTTGCAATGGAGTTAGCTCCACTGCAAGGTGATCCCCACCAAAGACTCTCTATCCGCCCTTATCCTAATGAATTAGAAGAAACATTTTATCTAAGAGATAGTAATCCTTGTTTTATTCGCCCTATTTTACCTGAGGACGAACCTCTACTAAAAACATTCATTAACCAAGTGACAAAAGAAGATCTTTACTATCGTTATTTTAGTGAGATAAGTGAATTTACTCATGACGATCTCGCGAATATGACTCAAATTGATTACGATCGAGAAATGGCATTTGTTGCAATTCGAAATCCAGAAGATCAACCTGAAATCATTGGTGTCGCCCGCGCAATGGCAGATCCGGATAATCAACATGCCGAATTTGCTATCCTTGTGCGATCTGATTTAAAAGGAAATACTCTAGGTCATCAACTTATGACTAAACTTATCAACTATACTAGATTACATGGTATTAAACGTTTAACAGCAATAACCATGCCTGAAAATCGCAATATGATAAGTTTAGCGAAAAAATTAGGTTTTTCGGTTGAAGTACAGTTTGATGAAGGAATAGTGAATCTTGACTTGCTTCTTTGA
- a CDS encoding tRNA-uridine aminocarboxypropyltransferase, with product MHDNAVSRLRQYRLSVSTRPFKARGFRIKRCGFCLLPEKQCLCGTIVSQPAKSQFCLLMYDTEVMKPSNTGKLIADVLPDTQAFLWSRTTPEPALLDLINTPDKQAYVVFPESYASSERVVYNQLPVNSKSPLFILLDGTWSEARKMFRKSPYLDSLPIFSLNEASKCDYVLRQAAREDQHCTAEVAASILENVGDISASQQLFSHFSYFRQQYLIGKPDRRQAKEE from the coding sequence ATGCATGACAATGCAGTCTCTCGACTTCGTCAATATCGACTTTCAGTTTCAACCCGTCCTTTTAAAGCCAGAGGATTTCGAATAAAACGCTGTGGCTTCTGCTTATTACCTGAAAAGCAGTGCCTTTGTGGTACAATTGTCAGCCAACCAGCAAAAAGCCAATTTTGTTTATTGATGTATGATACCGAAGTGATGAAGCCAAGTAATACAGGGAAATTAATTGCCGATGTATTACCAGACACGCAGGCTTTTTTATGGTCCCGTACTACTCCTGAACCGGCCTTGCTCGATCTCATCAATACACCGGATAAGCAAGCTTATGTTGTCTTCCCTGAAAGCTATGCTTCAAGTGAACGTGTTGTATACAACCAACTTCCTGTTAATAGCAAATCCCCTCTGTTTATCCTTTTAGATGGAACATGGAGTGAAGCTCGTAAAATGTTTCGTAAAAGCCCTTACCTAGATTCATTGCCTATTTTTTCACTTAATGAAGCCAGTAAATGTGATTACGTACTCCGCCAAGCCGCAAGAGAAGATCAACATTGCACTGCTGAAGTAGCTGCGTCTATTTTAGAAAATGTGGGTGATATAAGCGCATCACAACAACTCTTTTCTCATTTTAGTTACTTTCGTCAACAATATTTAATCGGAAAACCAGACCGCCGTCAGGCAAAAGAAGAGTAA
- a CDS encoding tRNA/rRNA methyltransferase, whose translation MNDSYEGKNGKVKVMYVRSEDNADNKPKKPSRRPENGRGDSRDNRRGDNRDDKNRDNRRGDSRDDKNRDNRRGDNKFSRRDDRGAGKPSGRGASRNESKPSRDSEGGGFSPWKTVSRPAGEEAIKEHDGITGKSQIDPEQLRRQRLEETRIYGENACQAMFKNRPDAIVRAWFLQDVTPRFRDALKWMAANRKAYHVVEEEEMVKAARTDHHGGVCFLIKKRVGHDAETYLKDAPETDCVLALEDVGNPHNVGAIMRSCAHFGVKGVISPDSAVLESGAAVRTAEGGAEYIQGIDADNFAQTLDKFKKAGYTLVATSSHKGSVPLSKAQLPAKMVLILGQEKDGLSESTLNQGDMSIYIGGTGHVESLNVSVASGVLLAEWWRQHQG comes from the coding sequence ATGAACGATTCTTATGAAGGTAAAAACGGCAAAGTAAAAGTGATGTATGTCCGTAGTGAGGACAACGCCGATAATAAACCTAAAAAACCATCCCGTCGTCCTGAAAATGGTCGTGGTGACAGTCGTGACAACAGACGCGGTGATAACCGTGACGACAAAAATCGTGATAACAGACGCGGTGATAGCCGTGACGATAAAAATCGCGATAACAGACGTGGTGATAACAAATTTTCTCGTCGTGATGACCGCGGTGCAGGTAAGCCTTCAGGGCGTGGCGCATCACGTAACGAATCAAAGCCTTCACGCGATAGCGAAGGCGGAGGTTTTTCTCCATGGAAAACCGTTTCTCGCCCTGCTGGTGAAGAGGCAATAAAAGAGCACGATGGCATTACTGGTAAGAGCCAAATCGATCCTGAACAACTTCGTCGTCAGCGCTTAGAAGAAACGCGTATTTATGGTGAAAATGCCTGTCAGGCAATGTTTAAAAACCGTCCTGATGCGATTGTTCGAGCTTGGTTTTTACAAGACGTTACGCCACGTTTTCGTGATGCATTAAAATGGATGGCTGCAAATCGCAAAGCCTATCACGTTGTTGAAGAAGAAGAGATGGTCAAAGCCGCCCGTACCGATCACCATGGTGGCGTATGCTTCTTAATTAAAAAGCGTGTTGGTCATGATGCAGAAACTTACCTGAAAGATGCACCTGAGACTGATTGTGTATTAGCACTGGAAGATGTAGGTAATCCACATAACGTAGGTGCAATTATGCGTAGTTGTGCGCATTTTGGCGTAAAAGGGGTTATCTCTCCTGATTCTGCTGTATTAGAATCTGGTGCGGCTGTTCGTACCGCAGAAGGTGGTGCTGAATATATCCAAGGTATTGATGCTGATAACTTTGCTCAAACTTTAGATAAATTTAAAAAAGCGGGTTATACGCTGGTGGCAACATCAAGTCATAAAGGCAGCGTGCCATTATCAAAAGCACAATTACCAGCAAAAATGGTGCTTATCCTAGGTCAAGAGAAAGATGGCTTAAGTGAAAGCACCTTAAATCAAGGTGATATGAGTATTTACATTGGCGGAACAGGACACGTAGAGAGCCTAAACGTTTCTGTAGCTTCAGGTGTATTATTAGCAGAATGGTGGCGTCAGCACCAAGGCTAA